The Streptomyces sp. A2-16 sequence GCGCCAACACTGCGGCGTGCTCGCGCTCCTCGCGGGCCAGCCGGGCGGCCGTCTCGCGCCGCTCGGCAATCACCCGCTCACGGGCCTCGCGCTGCGCCTGCTCCCTCGCCTCCAGCTCGATTACGGCCGCGGCGATCGCGCGCCGGTAGGCGAGCCCGGTTTCCGCGGTGACGATCAACAGCAGCGGTGCGACCGCGTGCACGGCCACCCCGACCAGGTCGTTGTGCAGGGCGGAGTCGGCGACGTTGAGGGCGAGGGTCATGCAGCCGGTCATCCAGCGCAGCACGATCGGCCACTTCCCGCCGTGCCCTCCGAGCCGGGCCAGCACTGCATCGAGGCGGACCACGATGACCACCGCGGCATCCACAACCAGGGGCAGGATCGGGGCGGTCCACTTCCACTTGTCGGGGGTGTGGGCGGCGGCGAGCGGGGTGACGGTCAGGATCGAATACAGCATCGCGCCCGCCACGATCAGCCACGTACCGACCGACAGGGCGCGCTCGGCTGAACGGATCTGAACAGCGTTCACGCTCCCCACCCCTCCCGTGAACGCACCCGCGTCGCGGCGATCAGAACGACCGGCGAAGCGGGGTCCTCCGGGGTGTCGCTGTCCTCGGTCCACTGCCACTCAGCGGCCGGTACCGACTCGAAGCCGAGCACGCTGAGCGCATCGGAGCGCTGCGTGAACGTCGGCACCGCGAGCGAGCCGGCGAAGGTGAACTCCGGCCACGGGTCGGTGGTGTTCAGCAGCACCACGTACAGGCGCCACTGGCCCTTGAACACGGACATCTGCGCCGTGAACGTCTGTGCCGTCACGCCCCGACCCCCGAGGCGGTGACCGTGTGGTTGATCAGTTCCACCCGCGCGGCCAGCGCTCGGCGGCGGGCCCGGCGGATGCGCCGCTGATCCAGCTCGCTCGGGGTGCGGTCGAGGGTGGCGATGTGCGCGTCCAGCAGGTCAATGTCCGCGAGGATGACCGGCATCTCGCGGTCAATCGCGTCCAGCTCCGCATCCGTCGGCTCCATGTAGTCGGCGAACGCGGTAACAGCATCCTGAACAGTCACGATGGGGTTCATTGGGTCGTGGTCCTCTCAGAAGGTGAACGGCCCGAACAGCGGCTCCCGGGTGGCACCCCGGGAGCCGCGCGCCGTTGAAGTCGGTCAATCCGGCTCCCCGCGCTCCCGCCCGTCCCCCGGCCGCAAGGCGGAACGAGGTACGGGCGGGAGAGGCAGCCGGCCGCAGCGTCCAGCGCTGCGAAACCAGGACGGACCGGAAAGAGCAGCAGCGCCGCCGGCCGGTCCATCGCGGCGGCGCCTCGGTATGTCGTCGGCCCATGCCGACCTCCCACAGATCGCAGGGACACGGCTTCACCGGTACGCCGTTGCCACAGCGGACCGGCCCCGAGCCGGGAACGTCGGGCGCGTCATCGTCACTGCTCTGACGCCAGCAGGGCGGCGCGCACCAGGTGGCACCACGAGCGGTTGACCTCCCGAAAGGAAGGGATGATCCGCACGAGTGTTCATCCAGAGCTGGAACGCAGCGGCGGGACAGGTACACCCGCCTTCAAGTGGCCGCCAGCGGCCATCACCCGGGCCGTTGCGGGGACAGGGGATAAGACCCCGTCGACTGACGCTCTGTTCAGTTTTCAACCAACGGCCGCTTCCTTCGTACTCGCCCCTGCGGGCTTTCCTCCGGGCGCTGTCAGCGCAGGCGGACACACTCAATGGTGTTGGACCACCTGCTCAACTTGTTGGTACAAGCTGATGCAGTGATGCTGCACCACGGACAGTGAGTCGTCAAGGGGGTTGGGCCTGCATGTACCAACAAGTTGCGCGAGTGCGTCATGATGAGGGCATGAGCAAGCAGCCGAAGTACCGACAAGTCGCGGACGTCCTACGTCGCGAGATCGCCAACGGCACCTACGCGCCCGGCGCTCGGCTGCCCTCCGAGAACGACCTACAGCAGCGGTTCGACGCGTCGCGGAACACCATCAGGAACGGCCTAAGCCTGCTGGTCGGAGAGGGTCTCATCTCGTCCAGCCAGGGGCTTGGCTACGAGGTGAAGTCGCAAGAAGTGTTCGAACTCAACGCCTCCCGCTTCGAGAACCTGACCTTCCCGCAGAACGGTGACGCCTACAGCACGGACGTGACCAACGCGGGGCGCCGGCCGCACCAGACCTTCCGAGTCGAGATGCTGCCGACGCCGCAAGAGGTCGCTGAGCGCTTGAAGGTCGAGCCCGGTACGACGGCAGTATTGCGGTTTTGTCATCGCTACGTGGACGACGTCCCTTGGTCCACTCAGGCCACCTACTATCCATCGTGGCTGGTCGACGCATCACCGCGACTGGCTGAGCCTGGAGACATCGAAGAGGGCACAACCCGATACCTGGCTGCTCAAGGCATCGAGCAGATCGGGTACTTCGACGAAATCGCCGCGCGGATGCCGACCCCGGAAGAGGCGCGGCTGTTGGAGGTCGGAGCAGGCGTACCGGTCCTGCTCTGGACGCGAACCGGCTACTCGGCTGACCGCCCGATCCGGTGCACCATCACCACCTTCCGGGGCGACTTGAACCGGATGAACTACGAGATTGGCGATCTGGCCGCCCGGAGCGAGAACACGTGATCATCACGCTTGCAGAGCCGCACGATGTAGCCAAGCTGTTGGCCTTCCGCGAGGAGGCCGCTGCTTGGCTACGTGGGCTCGGCTCTGATCAGTGGAGCCGCCCGTATCCGGCTGACAAGCTCCTCGCCACGATCGAAGCGGGCACAGTGTTCATGCTCCGCGACGGACACACAACGGCCGGCACCATCACGCTCACCCCTGACGCCGAAGACGGCCTCTGGACTGACGACGAACTGACCGAACCGTCGATGTTCATCAACAAGCTCACTGTGGCCCGCGAGTACGCCGGGCAGCACCTCGGCGGTCGACTGCTCGACTGGGCGGGCGACCGGGCGCGGCGTGCA is a genomic window containing:
- a CDS encoding DUF2637 domain-containing protein; translation: MNAVQIRSAERALSVGTWLIVAGAMLYSILTVTPLAAAHTPDKWKWTAPILPLVVDAAVVIVVRLDAVLARLGGHGGKWPIVLRWMTGCMTLALNVADSALHNDLVGVAVHAVAPLLLIVTAETGLAYRRAIAAAVIELEAREQAQREARERVIAERRETAARLAREEREHAAVLAREQREHEARLIREQAEREEAARREEREQAAARERVEREARERAEREREQQARERERREREAAERAERERAARVERERREQAERKAQAERERAALLAAGPASEKLPEEQARATVQAAFEAGLSVRSAAELCGWSVGWVSTRYQEFRDAGHPVFEADGAML
- a CDS encoding DUF6303 family protein; protein product: MTAQTFTAQMSVFKGQWRLYVVLLNTTDPWPEFTFAGSLAVPTFTQRSDALSVLGFESVPAAEWQWTEDSDTPEDPASPVVLIAATRVRSREGWGA
- a CDS encoding DUF6284 family protein; this translates as MNPIVTVQDAVTAFADYMEPTDAELDAIDREMPVILADIDLLDAHIATLDRTPSELDQRRIRRARRRALAARVELINHTVTASGVGA
- a CDS encoding GntR family transcriptional regulator, producing the protein MSKQPKYRQVADVLRREIANGTYAPGARLPSENDLQQRFDASRNTIRNGLSLLVGEGLISSSQGLGYEVKSQEVFELNASRFENLTFPQNGDAYSTDVTNAGRRPHQTFRVEMLPTPQEVAERLKVEPGTTAVLRFCHRYVDDVPWSTQATYYPSWLVDASPRLAEPGDIEEGTTRYLAAQGIEQIGYFDEIAARMPTPEEARLLEVGAGVPVLLWTRTGYSADRPIRCTITTFRGDLNRMNYEIGDLAARSENT
- a CDS encoding GNAT family N-acetyltransferase → MIITLAEPHDVAKLLAFREEAAAWLRGLGSDQWSRPYPADKLLATIEAGTVFMLRDGHTTAGTITLTPDAEDGLWTDDELTEPSMFINKLTVAREYAGQHLGGRLLDWAGDRARRAGARWIRLDAWTTNDALQRYYLEQGFKHVRTVREGGAVNGGPRVSGWLAQRPARLADHGFTDRTPEPARLPFAA